A genomic stretch from Candidatus Palauibacter polyketidifaciens includes:
- the sucC gene encoding ADP-forming succinate--CoA ligase subunit beta, translating into MNIHEYQAREIFVRHGIPVPEAEVAATAEEARAAAERFGGPVVVKAQVHAGGRGKAGGVKLADTPAEARERAEAILGMEIKGIEVRRVLVAPAEDIASEAYVGIVLDRARRADTIMVSSEGGVDIEEVAATMPEAIRKVAVDPRYGLLAHQAALLGHHLYDDPRAARQASSIIAKLYEAYRASGATLAEINPMIVNPAGEVKAIDAKMNIDDNALFRLPEVAALRDTEAENAAEVRAREAELSYIQLGGNVGCCVNGAGLAMATMDLVKYYGGEPANFLDIGGSSNPDKVVAALELITEDPKVNSILFNIFGGITRCDDVANGIVEATSRMELGVPITIRLTGTNEEEGVAILASRGFEAMVDMDRAVETAVGRAGGG; encoded by the coding sequence ATGAACATTCATGAATACCAGGCGCGGGAGATCTTCGTCCGGCACGGCATCCCCGTGCCGGAGGCGGAGGTCGCCGCGACGGCGGAGGAAGCCCGGGCGGCGGCCGAACGCTTCGGCGGGCCGGTCGTGGTCAAGGCCCAGGTCCACGCGGGAGGGCGCGGCAAGGCGGGGGGCGTCAAGCTCGCCGACACGCCGGCCGAGGCGCGCGAGAGGGCCGAAGCCATCCTCGGGATGGAGATCAAGGGGATCGAAGTGCGGCGGGTCCTCGTGGCGCCGGCCGAGGACATCGCGTCCGAGGCCTACGTCGGCATCGTGCTCGACCGGGCGCGCCGGGCGGACACGATCATGGTCTCCTCGGAGGGCGGCGTCGACATCGAGGAGGTCGCCGCGACGATGCCCGAGGCCATCCGAAAGGTCGCGGTGGATCCGCGTTACGGGCTCCTCGCGCACCAGGCGGCGCTCCTCGGACACCACCTCTACGACGACCCCCGCGCGGCGCGGCAGGCCTCGTCCATCATCGCGAAGCTTTACGAGGCCTACCGGGCGAGCGGCGCCACGCTGGCAGAAATCAACCCGATGATCGTGAACCCCGCCGGCGAAGTTAAGGCGATCGATGCGAAGATGAATATCGATGACAACGCCCTCTTCCGGCTCCCGGAGGTCGCGGCGCTCCGCGATACGGAGGCGGAGAACGCGGCCGAGGTTCGGGCGCGCGAGGCTGAACTCTCGTACATCCAGCTCGGCGGCAACGTCGGCTGCTGCGTGAACGGGGCCGGCCTCGCGATGGCCACGATGGACCTCGTCAAGTACTACGGCGGCGAGCCCGCGAACTTCCTCGACATCGGCGGTTCGTCGAATCCGGACAAGGTCGTGGCCGCGCTCGAACTCATCACCGAGGACCCGAAGGTGAACTCGATCCTGTTCAACATCTTCGGCGGCATCACGCGCTGCGACGATGTCGCGAACGGGATCGTGGAGGCGACGAGCCGCATGGAACTGGGGGTCCCGATCACGATCCGCCTCACGGGAACGAACGAGGAGGAGGGCGTCGCGATCCTCGCCTCGCGGGGCTTCGAGGCGATGGTGGACATGGACCGTGCGGTCGAGACCGCCGTCGGACGGGCGGGCGGCGGCTGA
- the rpmF gene encoding 50S ribosomal protein L32: MAVPKRRTSKQRKRKRRTHYKAPDNARQACPKCGDPKRPHRVCPTCGYYGDREVVQIDDF, translated from the coding sequence ATGGCTGTTCCCAAGAGACGGACGTCGAAGCAGCGCAAGCGCAAGCGGCGTACGCACTACAAGGCGCCGGACAACGCGCGCCAGGCATGCCCCAAATGCGGGGATCCGAAACGACCGCACCGCGTCTGCCCGACCTGCGGATACTACGGGGATCGCGAGGTCGTTCAGATCGACGACTTTTGA
- the plsX gene encoding phosphate acyltransferase PlsX: MRVALDLMGGDAAPEATLEAAEGALDAWPDDLSLLLVGPQSLLRGARTRFPRDRVAWLAAEESIDPAEPPALAVRRKADSTIVRGLEAVRDGKADGFVSAGPTGATVVASVLTLGLLPGVDRPPVGALFPTATGRVLVMDVGANVDVTPRQLHQFAHLGSTYLRRTLSIERPRIGLLNIGAEGEKGGGVMATAHGLLSADHELDFIGNVEGHRIVTGACDVLVCGGFVGNVLLKFYESIAEFVLEIFRNAGVGEGGRLGEALRFLDYAEYGGAPLFGVAGVTVICHGTSPPRAIMNGIRTAADCAASRFTSVTRTSLARMPQESGL; encoded by the coding sequence ATGCGGGTCGCACTCGACCTCATGGGCGGCGATGCCGCGCCGGAGGCCACTCTCGAGGCCGCCGAGGGCGCGCTCGACGCATGGCCGGACGATCTATCCCTCCTGCTCGTAGGCCCGCAAAGCCTCCTCCGTGGAGCACGAACCCGGTTCCCGCGCGACCGCGTGGCGTGGCTCGCCGCGGAGGAGTCCATCGATCCGGCGGAGCCGCCCGCGCTCGCCGTGCGGCGGAAGGCGGACAGCACCATCGTCCGCGGGCTGGAGGCCGTGCGCGACGGGAAGGCTGATGGCTTCGTGTCGGCGGGACCGACGGGGGCCACGGTCGTGGCGTCCGTGCTCACGCTCGGCCTGCTCCCCGGCGTGGACCGGCCGCCGGTGGGCGCCCTCTTCCCGACCGCGACCGGGCGCGTCCTCGTCATGGACGTAGGCGCGAACGTGGACGTCACCCCGCGGCAGCTGCACCAGTTCGCGCACCTGGGATCGACCTACCTGCGCCGGACGCTCTCGATCGAGCGGCCGCGGATCGGACTGCTCAACATCGGGGCGGAGGGCGAGAAGGGAGGAGGCGTCATGGCGACGGCCCACGGCCTCCTCTCCGCCGACCACGAACTCGATTTCATCGGAAACGTGGAGGGACACCGCATCGTGACCGGGGCCTGCGACGTGCTCGTGTGCGGCGGCTTCGTCGGCAACGTGCTGCTTAAATTCTATGAGTCGATCGCCGAGTTCGTGCTCGAGATCTTCCGGAACGCCGGCGTCGGCGAAGGTGGCAGGCTCGGCGAGGCGCTGCGCTTCCTCGACTATGCGGAGTACGGCGGCGCGCCCCTGTTCGGCGTGGCCGGGGTCACCGTCATCTGTCACGGGACCTCCCCCCCGCGCGCGATCATGAACGGGATCCGCACGGCGGCCGACTGTGCCGCCTCGCGCTTCACTTCCGTCACTCGCACGTCCCTCGCCCGGATGCCGCAGGAGAGCGGCTTGTGA
- the sucD gene encoding succinate--CoA ligase subunit alpha: protein MGIFIGDDTRLVVQGITGRDGSFHTRQMMEYGTRVVAGVTPGKGGRTFDGGVPVLDTVEEAVAERGANTSVIYVPARFAADAVFEAADAGIALIVCITEGVPVGDMLRVLPYVREKGARLIGPNCPGLIVPGRCKVGILPGQIVREGPVGIVSRSGTLTYEVIFQFTRAGIGQSACVGIGGDPLIGTDFVDCLAAFEADPETEAVAVIGEIGGTDEQVAAEYVSREMSKPVVGFIAGQTAPPGRRMGHAGAIISGSEGTAEEKIRAFESHGIGVARRPADLVGLIREG from the coding sequence ATGGGGATCTTCATCGGAGACGATACGAGACTCGTGGTCCAGGGGATCACGGGGCGCGACGGCTCGTTCCACACCCGGCAGATGATGGAGTACGGCACGCGCGTCGTGGCCGGCGTGACCCCGGGAAAGGGCGGCCGAACGTTCGACGGCGGCGTGCCCGTGCTCGACACCGTGGAGGAGGCGGTGGCCGAGCGGGGGGCGAACACGAGCGTCATCTACGTGCCCGCGCGCTTCGCGGCGGATGCGGTGTTCGAGGCGGCGGACGCGGGGATCGCGCTCATCGTGTGCATCACGGAGGGCGTACCCGTGGGGGACATGCTGCGCGTGCTCCCGTACGTGCGGGAGAAGGGCGCGCGTCTCATCGGCCCGAACTGTCCGGGACTCATCGTCCCCGGCCGCTGCAAGGTGGGGATCCTTCCCGGCCAGATCGTGCGCGAGGGGCCGGTCGGCATCGTGAGCCGTTCCGGCACGCTCACCTACGAGGTCATCTTCCAGTTCACGCGCGCCGGTATCGGGCAGTCCGCCTGCGTCGGGATCGGCGGAGATCCGCTCATCGGCACGGACTTCGTCGATTGTCTCGCCGCGTTCGAGGCGGATCCGGAGACGGAGGCGGTCGCGGTCATCGGGGAGATCGGCGGGACGGACGAGCAGGTGGCGGCGGAATACGTGTCGCGGGAGATGAGCAAGCCCGTCGTCGGGTTCATCGCGGGCCAGACCGCGCCGCCCGGACGGCGCATGGGGCACGCGGGCGCGATCATCTCGGGCTCCGAGGGGACTGCGGAGGAGAAGATCCGCGCCTTCGAGAGCCACGGGATCGGGGTCGCGCGGAGACCCGCCGACCTGGTCGGGCTGATACGAGAAGGCTAG
- a CDS encoding DUF177 domain-containing protein: MSPRRAPRSPDPPDLPNRPETARIGLAGLDAGPIERAFRVEAPGESLGALPLPFEYVDVEVEVRRADGAAIRARGTLGARAVVACRHCLEPTRIGVRARWAALYRPPGRVTPGEEGVWALDAESGELDLAGPIREELWVNAPAWVECSHDCPGLCPTCGVRLAEEACRCPPPEPDGRWAALEGSGGGSEGGSEGDIP, translated from the coding sequence GTGAGTCCGCGGCGCGCCCCGCGATCACCCGACCCGCCGGACCTGCCGAACCGGCCGGAAACCGCCCGGATCGGACTTGCGGGCCTCGACGCCGGCCCCATCGAGCGGGCGTTTCGGGTCGAGGCGCCGGGTGAATCGCTCGGCGCGTTGCCGCTGCCCTTCGAATACGTCGATGTCGAGGTCGAAGTCCGGCGTGCGGACGGGGCCGCGATTCGCGCCCGGGGAACGCTCGGCGCTCGCGCCGTCGTAGCGTGCCGGCACTGCCTCGAGCCCACGCGGATCGGCGTGCGCGCGAGGTGGGCCGCGCTGTACCGTCCGCCCGGTCGGGTCACGCCCGGGGAAGAGGGGGTCTGGGCGCTGGACGCGGAGTCGGGCGAACTCGACCTGGCGGGGCCGATCCGCGAGGAGTTGTGGGTCAACGCACCCGCCTGGGTGGAGTGCTCGCATGACTGCCCGGGGCTCTGCCCGACGTGCGGCGTGCGGCTCGCGGAAGAGGCCTGTCGCTGCCCCCCGCCGGAACCCGACGGGCGCTGGGCCGCGCTGGAGGGATCGGGAGGCGGTTCGGAGGGCGGTTCGGAGGGCGACATTCCTTGA
- the fabD gene encoding ACP S-malonyltransferase has protein sequence MSGVALLFPGQGAQYVGMGRDLAEDDGSVRELYERADDTLGMPLSRICWEGPEEELRATENAQPAIMLHSFAIWHLIAARAGKPGIGAGHSLGELSAYLVSGAFGFEDGLRIVRERGRLMGASGADRPGTMAAILGLDAESVADACARATEAGGAAVPANLNAPGQVVISGDVEAVAAAGRLASEAGARRVLPLNVSGAFHSPLMATATDGLAAALEGAAWREPSFPIVSNATATPVTGSEEARRTLILQLTSPVRWMEGIDRIREAGTKRWLEVGPGNVLSGLARRIDRSLRVTAVGDSRSVDGYLGSSD, from the coding sequence GTGAGCGGGGTCGCGCTCCTCTTCCCGGGACAGGGGGCCCAGTACGTGGGCATGGGCCGGGACCTGGCGGAGGACGATGGGTCGGTGCGGGAACTCTACGAGCGGGCCGACGACACCCTCGGCATGCCGCTGAGCCGGATCTGCTGGGAGGGGCCCGAGGAGGAACTCCGGGCGACGGAGAACGCGCAGCCCGCGATCATGCTGCACTCCTTCGCCATCTGGCATCTCATCGCCGCGCGCGCCGGGAAGCCCGGCATCGGCGCGGGACACTCGCTCGGGGAGCTGTCGGCCTACCTCGTGTCCGGTGCCTTCGGCTTCGAGGACGGTCTCCGGATCGTGCGGGAGCGCGGACGGCTCATGGGGGCGTCGGGCGCGGACCGGCCGGGCACGATGGCCGCCATACTCGGGTTGGATGCCGAATCCGTTGCCGACGCGTGCGCGCGCGCGACGGAGGCTGGAGGGGCGGCCGTGCCCGCGAATCTCAACGCGCCCGGCCAGGTCGTCATCAGCGGCGACGTCGAGGCCGTGGCTGCGGCCGGCCGGCTCGCCTCGGAAGCCGGCGCGCGCCGCGTCCTCCCGCTCAACGTGAGCGGTGCGTTCCATTCGCCGCTCATGGCGACGGCGACGGACGGACTGGCGGCTGCGCTCGAGGGGGCGGCCTGGCGGGAGCCGTCCTTTCCCATCGTCTCCAACGCCACGGCGACGCCCGTGACGGGCTCGGAGGAGGCGCGGCGAACCCTCATCCTGCAGCTCACGTCGCCCGTCCGGTGGATGGAGGGGATCGACCGTATCCGCGAGGCGGGGACCAAGCGCTGGCTCGAGGTCGGACCCGGCAACGTGCTCTCGGGCCTCGCCCGCCGCATCGATCGAAGTCTGCGCGTGACCGCGGTCGGGGATTCTCGGTCCGTGGACGGCTATCTCGGATCTTCGGACTGA
- the fabG gene encoding 3-oxoacyl-[acyl-carrier-protein] reductase gives MSELTGEIAIVTGATRGIGTAIATELARGGARVAVVGTGADRARAVAERLPGEGHAGFGCDVSDPEACRGLVSDVSGSLGDATILVNNAGITRDNIVLRLKDEDWRAVLDTNLSGAFYLMRAVARGMMKRRTGNIVNISSVVGLTGNRGQSNYAAAKAALISLTRSVAQELASRGVRANAVAPGFIATDMTSGLPESVQKAMSERIPLGRPGSPEDVATVVRFLVGPGASYVTGQVIVVDGGMVMQS, from the coding sequence ATGAGCGAATTGACGGGGGAGATCGCCATCGTCACGGGAGCGACGCGCGGCATCGGGACCGCGATCGCGACGGAACTGGCCCGGGGAGGGGCGCGCGTTGCCGTGGTCGGCACCGGAGCGGACCGGGCCCGGGCCGTGGCCGAGCGCCTGCCGGGAGAGGGCCATGCGGGCTTCGGCTGCGACGTCTCCGATCCGGAGGCGTGCCGGGGACTCGTCTCGGACGTCTCCGGGAGCCTCGGCGACGCGACGATCCTCGTGAACAACGCGGGCATCACGCGCGACAACATCGTCCTCCGCCTCAAGGACGAGGACTGGCGCGCCGTGCTCGATACGAATCTGTCGGGGGCGTTCTATCTCATGCGGGCCGTCGCCCGCGGCATGATGAAGCGGCGCACCGGGAACATCGTGAACATCTCCAGCGTCGTGGGCTTGACGGGAAACCGCGGCCAGTCCAACTATGCGGCGGCCAAAGCCGCCCTGATCTCGCTCACCCGAAGCGTCGCTCAGGAGCTTGCGAGTCGCGGTGTGCGGGCCAACGCCGTCGCGCCGGGGTTCATCGCCACGGACATGACCTCCGGACTGCCCGAGAGCGTTCAAAAAGCCATGTCGGAGAGGATTCCCCTCGGCCGGCCGGGGTCCCCGGAAGATGTCGCCACGGTGGTGCGATTTCTCGTCGGTCCCGGGGCTTCGTACGTTACCGGGCAGGTGATCGTCGTCGACGGCGGGATGGTCATGCAGTCGTAG
- a CDS encoding CBS domain-containing protein — translation MKVREIMTRDVTTAAPGMTLEDAAEMLARRRLRAMPVIDHEGHVLGMLTDRLLISRLLPALERADAGGPAAGGDAAGEVRDIMERTVMCVKEDEPLANVVRLMLDREIERLPVVREGQLVGFLTRGDIIRRLLLRDTAGETEETKGE, via the coding sequence ATGAAGGTTCGTGAGATCATGACCCGCGACGTGACCACGGCCGCTCCCGGGATGACGCTGGAGGATGCGGCGGAAATGCTTGCGCGGAGGCGGCTGCGCGCGATGCCCGTCATCGATCACGAGGGCCATGTGCTCGGGATGCTCACGGACCGCCTGCTGATCAGCCGGCTCCTTCCCGCGCTCGAGCGGGCGGACGCCGGCGGGCCGGCGGCCGGAGGCGACGCCGCCGGGGAGGTGCGCGACATCATGGAACGCACCGTGATGTGCGTGAAGGAGGACGAACCGCTGGCCAACGTGGTTCGTCTGATGCTGGACCGGGAAATCGAACGCCTGCCGGTCGTCCGAGAGGGCCAGCTCGTCGGGTTTCTGACGCGCGGCGACATCATACGAAGGCTCCTGCTTCGGGACACGGCGGGCGAAACGGAAGAAACGAAAGGGGAGTGA
- a CDS encoding acyl carrier protein: MDNAARVREIIAQELGVEQEKVVDDANFVDDLGADSLDTVELVMAFEEEFGIEIPDEDAERMQTVEEAIAYLNEKV; the protein is encoded by the coding sequence ATGGACAACGCGGCACGCGTGCGGGAGATCATCGCGCAGGAACTCGGCGTGGAGCAGGAGAAGGTGGTGGACGACGCGAACTTCGTCGATGATCTGGGCGCCGACTCGCTCGATACCGTCGAACTCGTGATGGCTTTCGAGGAGGAGTTCGGGATCGAGATCCCGGATGAGGACGCGGAGAGGATGCAGACGGTCGAGGAGGCCATCGCCTACCTGAACGAGAAGGTCTAG
- the ndk gene encoding nucleoside-diphosphate kinase, whose protein sequence is MTLAIIKPDAFGSGKVGRVLAALEDAGFRIRGSRVLRLGRAGAEAFYAVHRERPFFGALVEFMTSGPCMALALEHERAVPYLREIIGATDPAEAAPGTVRALYAESKERNAIHGSDSDENARVELGFFFGQVDLIGSA, encoded by the coding sequence ATGACGCTCGCGATCATCAAGCCCGATGCGTTCGGGTCCGGGAAGGTCGGCAGGGTTCTCGCCGCGCTCGAGGACGCGGGCTTTCGCATACGGGGGTCACGGGTCCTGCGGCTCGGGCGCGCCGGAGCCGAGGCATTCTACGCCGTGCACCGGGAGCGGCCGTTCTTCGGGGCGCTCGTGGAGTTCATGACGTCGGGGCCCTGCATGGCGCTCGCGCTCGAACACGAGCGGGCCGTGCCCTACCTGCGCGAGATCATCGGCGCCACGGATCCGGCCGAGGCCGCGCCGGGCACCGTCCGCGCGCTGTACGCGGAGAGCAAGGAGCGCAACGCGATCCACGGCTCCGACTCCGACGAGAACGCGAGGGTCGAACTCGGTTTCTTCTTCGGACAGGTCGACCTCATCGGAAGCGCGTGA